Genomic segment of Candidatus Methylomirabilota bacterium:
CCGGAAGCGACCGACCAGGACCGTGGCGAGGTCGATGATCGCCCGGGCCACGCCGCTGCGCGCCGCCAGGTTCCCGGCCAGGATGAAGAGCGGCGCGGCCAGGATGATGAACGAGTCGGACAGGAGGCCCACGAACCGCGAGGGGATGATGATCGGGTTGAGCGCCGAATAGAGGGTGGCCGCCGCCAGCGTGCCGACCCCCAGGGCGAGACCGATCGGCATGCCGACGACGACCAGGGCGACGAAGACGATCAGGAGCGTCTCGGCCACGCTACCAGAGCCGCCGCACGGCGACAACCAGGCGCCACGCCATGGGCAGGAGGATGAGGGCGGCCCCGACCGGCACCGCGGCGTACACGTACCCCAGCGGCAGGCCGAGGCCGGCGCTGGTCTGGAGCTGGGCATTCGGCACCAGGACGAAGCTCGTCTTGATGATCGACAGGAAGAGGAGCATCCCGACCGCCTCGGTCATGGCCCGGGCGAGCGCCTGGCCGCGTGGCGGGAGGCGATCGCGGAAGTACTCGAGGGCCGTGTGCTCGCCGCGCTGCATGGCGGCCGCGGCGCCGATCATGACCACCCAGACGAAGAGGTAACGCGGCACTTCGTCCAGCCCGTCGAGGGCGTAGGTGAAGACGTAGCGGAGGATGACCTGGAGGAAGACGGCCCCGGTCATGACGGCGAGCAGGAGCCCCCCGAGCAGGCCGAGACCGTCGTAGAGGCGGGCGCCCCAGCGGCCGAACGGGCGGTCGCCCGGCATCACGTCACTTGAGGGTGATGATGTACTCGACGAGCTTCTGGGCCTCCTTGCCGGCGGGCGTCGCGA
This window contains:
- a CDS encoding TRAP transporter small permease, giving the protein MPGDRPFGRWGARLYDGLGLLGGLLLAVMTGAVFLQVILRYVFTYALDGLDEVPRYLFVWVVMIGAAAAMQRGEHTALEYFRDRLPPRGQALARAMTEAVGMLLFLSIIKTSFVLVPNAQLQTSAGLGLPLGYVYAAVPVGAALILLPMAWRLVVAVRRLW